From Topomyia yanbarensis strain Yona2022 chromosome 1, ASM3024719v1, whole genome shotgun sequence, one genomic window encodes:
- the LOC131682085 gene encoding cytosolic endo-beta-N-acetylglucosaminidase isoform X3, producing MINECDVSEGYVCQPINTIEDLLKFEQHPVSWRNLVLPITPRSKSRYLGERYQEIDFNAGIIDFVDDLQRPQVLLCHDFKGNYLTDRFINGTTGEEWVHYRFYNWAAVDVFCYFSHNFVTIPTLQWLNCAHKNGVKVIGTFIIEGGNVTLLKEILRTEEMLQKVADALVIVARICQFQGWLLNIECTLAENEITPLKDFVAYLTKKSHEQIPGSMIIWYDAITEKGLLSWQNELNSQNQGFFAACDGIFLNYTWSQHHLERSENFIRNYYPERKLDVYVGIDVFGRGQKAKLDTHATLASIMAFKFSVAIFAPGWTFESLEESMQRDQLDQDSSNLRFLKLNDCFWNMLWRYFFVRGPRELPFYTSFCLGSGKIRNRLGKLQAQSWFNLSRQGFQPSIPYTPPREHEQDQVGPVYWTHNFETALDGGSCVKMEEVHPNSRLFACDFSCGSDLIVAYAFQRNSALSADVNLLLKAYNARYHDSLKIVCGAEDCHISERSNEMKAIPLDAENCRMLLELKANVKLPVTASINGWEIRYYYLSFEAIRQPMAIVDIGIEIRKDDPKDYVLLGAISLQAGFPASRDRITKRSFVAFDV from the exons ATGATTAACGAATGTGATGTAAGTGAAG GATACGTGTGCCAGCCGATAAACACGATCGAAGACCTGTTGAAATTCGAGCAGCATCCCGTCAGCTGGCGGAATCTAGTGCTACCGATTACACCGCGATCTAAGTCGCGATATCTTGGAGAGCGCTACCAGGAAATTGATTTCAATGCAGGGATCATCGATTTCGTTGATGACCTCCAGAGGCCGCAGGTTTTGCTGTGCCACGATTTTAAGGGAAACTATCTGACGGATCGGTTCATCAACGGAACAACCGGTGAGGAATGGGTGCACTACCGGTTCTATAACTGGGCGGCGGTGGATGTTTTTTGCTACTTTAGTCATAACTTCGTTACCATTCCGACTCTTCAATGGTTGAATTGTGCCCATAAAAATGGAGTTAAGGTAATTGGGACGTTTATCATCGAAGGGGGAAATGTTACGCTGCTGAAGGAGATTCTACGAACGGAGGAAATGCTCCAAAAGGTCGCAGATGCGTTGGTGATCGTTGCAAGGATTTGTCAGTTTCAG GGCTGGCTACTGAACATCGAATGCACGTTGGCCGAGAACGAGATTACTCCGCTGAAAGATTTTGTCGCTTATCTCACAAAGAAGTCGCACGAGCAGATCCCGGGCAGCATGATCATTTGGTATGATGCGATAACAGAAAAGGGTTTGCTCAGTTGGCAGAACGAACTGAACAGTCAGAATCAAGGATTTTTTGCGGCTTGTGATGGAATTTTTCTTAACTACACTTGGTCCCAGCATCACCTCGAGCGATCGGAGAATTTTATACGGAACTATTATCCGGAGAGGAAGCTAGACGTTTACGTTGGGATCGATGTGTTCGGTCGAGGACAGAAAGCCAAGCTTGACACTCACGCTACGCTGGCGTCTATCATGGCTTTTAAGTTTTCCGTGGCGATCTTCGCCCCTGGGTGGACGTTCGAATCGTTGGAAGAATCGATGCAACGAGATCAGCTTGACCAGGATAGTAGTAATCTTCGTTTTTTGAAGTTAAACGATTGCTTCTGGAATATGCTGTGGCGGTATTTTTTTGTACGTGGTCCTAGAGAACTGCCGTTCTATACCTCGTTCTGTCTTGGTTCTGGAAAGATACGGAACCGGCTGGGTAAACTACAGGCGCAATCGTGGTTTAACCTATCCCGACAGGGATTCCAACCGAGCATTCCTTACACACCGCCGAGGGAACACGAGCAGGATCAGGTCGGACCGGTTTATTGGACGCACAATTTCGAAACGGCTCTGGATGGAGGATCCTGCGTCAAAATGGAAGAAGTTCATCCGAACAGCCGACTGTTTGCGTGTGATTTTTCGTGCGGCTCAGATTTGATAGTGGCATACGCGTTTCAGCGTAACAGTGCACTCAGCGCGGATGTAAATTTATTGCTAAAGGCCTACAATGCTCGGTATCACGATTCGCTGAAGATCGTTTGCGGTGCGGAAGATTGTCACATCAGCGAGCGGAGCAATGAAATGAAGGCTATCCCGCTGGACGCCGAAAACTGCCGGATGCTGCTGGAGTTGAAGGCCAACGTGAAGCTACCGGTGACGGCCAGTATCAACGGGTGGGAGATAAG ATACTACTACCTCTCGTTCGAGGCCATCCGGCAACCGATGGCGATCGTGGACATAGGCATCGAGATTCGAAAAGATGACCCGAAAGACTACGTTCTACTCGGAGCCATTTCGCTGCAGGCTGGCTTTCCAGCGAGTCGCGATCGCATCACGAAACGATCGTTTGTAGCATTCGATGTTTGA
- the LOC131682085 gene encoding cytosolic endo-beta-N-acetylglucosaminidase isoform X2: protein MINECDVSEEGYVCQPINTIEDLLKFEQHPVSWRNLVLPITPRSKSRYLGERYQEIDFNAGIIDFVDDLQRPQVLLCHDFKGNYLTDRFINGTTGEEWVHYRFYNWAAVDVFCYFSHNFVTIPTLQWLNCAHKNGVKVIGTFIIEGGNVTLLKEILRTEEMLQKVADALVIVARICQFQGWLLNIECTLAENEITPLKDFVAYLTKKSHEQIPGSMIIWYDAITEKGLLSWQNELNSQNQGFFAACDGIFLNYTWSQHHLERSENFIRNYYPERKLDVYVGIDVFGRGQKAKLDTHATLASIMAFKFSVAIFAPGWTFESLEESMQRDQLDQDSSNLRFLKLNDCFWNMLWRYFFVRGPRELPFYTSFCLGSGKIRNRLGKLQAQSWFNLSRQGFQPSIPYTPPREHEQDQVGPVYWTHNFETALDGGSCVKMEEVHPNSRLFACDFSCGSDLIVAYAFQRNSALSADVNLLLKAYNARYHDSLKIVCGAEDCHISERSNEMKAIPLDAENCRMLLELKANVKLPVTASINGWEIRYYYLSFEAIRQPMAIVDIGIEIRKDDPKDYVLLGAISLQAGFPASRDRITKRSFVAFDV, encoded by the exons ATGATTAACGAATGTGATGTAAGTGAAG AAGGATACGTGTGCCAGCCGATAAACACGATCGAAGACCTGTTGAAATTCGAGCAGCATCCCGTCAGCTGGCGGAATCTAGTGCTACCGATTACACCGCGATCTAAGTCGCGATATCTTGGAGAGCGCTACCAGGAAATTGATTTCAATGCAGGGATCATCGATTTCGTTGATGACCTCCAGAGGCCGCAGGTTTTGCTGTGCCACGATTTTAAGGGAAACTATCTGACGGATCGGTTCATCAACGGAACAACCGGTGAGGAATGGGTGCACTACCGGTTCTATAACTGGGCGGCGGTGGATGTTTTTTGCTACTTTAGTCATAACTTCGTTACCATTCCGACTCTTCAATGGTTGAATTGTGCCCATAAAAATGGAGTTAAGGTAATTGGGACGTTTATCATCGAAGGGGGAAATGTTACGCTGCTGAAGGAGATTCTACGAACGGAGGAAATGCTCCAAAAGGTCGCAGATGCGTTGGTGATCGTTGCAAGGATTTGTCAGTTTCAG GGCTGGCTACTGAACATCGAATGCACGTTGGCCGAGAACGAGATTACTCCGCTGAAAGATTTTGTCGCTTATCTCACAAAGAAGTCGCACGAGCAGATCCCGGGCAGCATGATCATTTGGTATGATGCGATAACAGAAAAGGGTTTGCTCAGTTGGCAGAACGAACTGAACAGTCAGAATCAAGGATTTTTTGCGGCTTGTGATGGAATTTTTCTTAACTACACTTGGTCCCAGCATCACCTCGAGCGATCGGAGAATTTTATACGGAACTATTATCCGGAGAGGAAGCTAGACGTTTACGTTGGGATCGATGTGTTCGGTCGAGGACAGAAAGCCAAGCTTGACACTCACGCTACGCTGGCGTCTATCATGGCTTTTAAGTTTTCCGTGGCGATCTTCGCCCCTGGGTGGACGTTCGAATCGTTGGAAGAATCGATGCAACGAGATCAGCTTGACCAGGATAGTAGTAATCTTCGTTTTTTGAAGTTAAACGATTGCTTCTGGAATATGCTGTGGCGGTATTTTTTTGTACGTGGTCCTAGAGAACTGCCGTTCTATACCTCGTTCTGTCTTGGTTCTGGAAAGATACGGAACCGGCTGGGTAAACTACAGGCGCAATCGTGGTTTAACCTATCCCGACAGGGATTCCAACCGAGCATTCCTTACACACCGCCGAGGGAACACGAGCAGGATCAGGTCGGACCGGTTTATTGGACGCACAATTTCGAAACGGCTCTGGATGGAGGATCCTGCGTCAAAATGGAAGAAGTTCATCCGAACAGCCGACTGTTTGCGTGTGATTTTTCGTGCGGCTCAGATTTGATAGTGGCATACGCGTTTCAGCGTAACAGTGCACTCAGCGCGGATGTAAATTTATTGCTAAAGGCCTACAATGCTCGGTATCACGATTCGCTGAAGATCGTTTGCGGTGCGGAAGATTGTCACATCAGCGAGCGGAGCAATGAAATGAAGGCTATCCCGCTGGACGCCGAAAACTGCCGGATGCTGCTGGAGTTGAAGGCCAACGTGAAGCTACCGGTGACGGCCAGTATCAACGGGTGGGAGATAAG ATACTACTACCTCTCGTTCGAGGCCATCCGGCAACCGATGGCGATCGTGGACATAGGCATCGAGATTCGAAAAGATGACCCGAAAGACTACGTTCTACTCGGAGCCATTTCGCTGCAGGCTGGCTTTCCAGCGAGTCGCGATCGCATCACGAAACGATCGTTTGTAGCATTCGATGTTTGA
- the LOC131682085 gene encoding cytosolic endo-beta-N-acetylglucosaminidase isoform X1, protein MMSRHSYNNNRLRLQEGYVCQPINTIEDLLKFEQHPVSWRNLVLPITPRSKSRYLGERYQEIDFNAGIIDFVDDLQRPQVLLCHDFKGNYLTDRFINGTTGEEWVHYRFYNWAAVDVFCYFSHNFVTIPTLQWLNCAHKNGVKVIGTFIIEGGNVTLLKEILRTEEMLQKVADALVIVARICQFQGWLLNIECTLAENEITPLKDFVAYLTKKSHEQIPGSMIIWYDAITEKGLLSWQNELNSQNQGFFAACDGIFLNYTWSQHHLERSENFIRNYYPERKLDVYVGIDVFGRGQKAKLDTHATLASIMAFKFSVAIFAPGWTFESLEESMQRDQLDQDSSNLRFLKLNDCFWNMLWRYFFVRGPRELPFYTSFCLGSGKIRNRLGKLQAQSWFNLSRQGFQPSIPYTPPREHEQDQVGPVYWTHNFETALDGGSCVKMEEVHPNSRLFACDFSCGSDLIVAYAFQRNSALSADVNLLLKAYNARYHDSLKIVCGAEDCHISERSNEMKAIPLDAENCRMLLELKANVKLPVTASINGWEIRYYYLSFEAIRQPMAIVDIGIEIRKDDPKDYVLLGAISLQAGFPASRDRITKRSFVAFDV, encoded by the exons ATGATGTCCCGCCATTCCTATAACAACAATCGGTTGCGCCTACAAGAAGGATACGTGTGCCAGCCGATAAACACGATCGAAGACCTGTTGAAATTCGAGCAGCATCCCGTCAGCTGGCGGAATCTAGTGCTACCGATTACACCGCGATCTAAGTCGCGATATCTTGGAGAGCGCTACCAGGAAATTGATTTCAATGCAGGGATCATCGATTTCGTTGATGACCTCCAGAGGCCGCAGGTTTTGCTGTGCCACGATTTTAAGGGAAACTATCTGACGGATCGGTTCATCAACGGAACAACCGGTGAGGAATGGGTGCACTACCGGTTCTATAACTGGGCGGCGGTGGATGTTTTTTGCTACTTTAGTCATAACTTCGTTACCATTCCGACTCTTCAATGGTTGAATTGTGCCCATAAAAATGGAGTTAAGGTAATTGGGACGTTTATCATCGAAGGGGGAAATGTTACGCTGCTGAAGGAGATTCTACGAACGGAGGAAATGCTCCAAAAGGTCGCAGATGCGTTGGTGATCGTTGCAAGGATTTGTCAGTTTCAG GGCTGGCTACTGAACATCGAATGCACGTTGGCCGAGAACGAGATTACTCCGCTGAAAGATTTTGTCGCTTATCTCACAAAGAAGTCGCACGAGCAGATCCCGGGCAGCATGATCATTTGGTATGATGCGATAACAGAAAAGGGTTTGCTCAGTTGGCAGAACGAACTGAACAGTCAGAATCAAGGATTTTTTGCGGCTTGTGATGGAATTTTTCTTAACTACACTTGGTCCCAGCATCACCTCGAGCGATCGGAGAATTTTATACGGAACTATTATCCGGAGAGGAAGCTAGACGTTTACGTTGGGATCGATGTGTTCGGTCGAGGACAGAAAGCCAAGCTTGACACTCACGCTACGCTGGCGTCTATCATGGCTTTTAAGTTTTCCGTGGCGATCTTCGCCCCTGGGTGGACGTTCGAATCGTTGGAAGAATCGATGCAACGAGATCAGCTTGACCAGGATAGTAGTAATCTTCGTTTTTTGAAGTTAAACGATTGCTTCTGGAATATGCTGTGGCGGTATTTTTTTGTACGTGGTCCTAGAGAACTGCCGTTCTATACCTCGTTCTGTCTTGGTTCTGGAAAGATACGGAACCGGCTGGGTAAACTACAGGCGCAATCGTGGTTTAACCTATCCCGACAGGGATTCCAACCGAGCATTCCTTACACACCGCCGAGGGAACACGAGCAGGATCAGGTCGGACCGGTTTATTGGACGCACAATTTCGAAACGGCTCTGGATGGAGGATCCTGCGTCAAAATGGAAGAAGTTCATCCGAACAGCCGACTGTTTGCGTGTGATTTTTCGTGCGGCTCAGATTTGATAGTGGCATACGCGTTTCAGCGTAACAGTGCACTCAGCGCGGATGTAAATTTATTGCTAAAGGCCTACAATGCTCGGTATCACGATTCGCTGAAGATCGTTTGCGGTGCGGAAGATTGTCACATCAGCGAGCGGAGCAATGAAATGAAGGCTATCCCGCTGGACGCCGAAAACTGCCGGATGCTGCTGGAGTTGAAGGCCAACGTGAAGCTACCGGTGACGGCCAGTATCAACGGGTGGGAGATAAG ATACTACTACCTCTCGTTCGAGGCCATCCGGCAACCGATGGCGATCGTGGACATAGGCATCGAGATTCGAAAAGATGACCCGAAAGACTACGTTCTACTCGGAGCCATTTCGCTGCAGGCTGGCTTTCCAGCGAGTCGCGATCGCATCACGAAACGATCGTTTGTAGCATTCGATGTTTGA